The window ACAGAAAGCGATCCCGCGGTTCGATCAGAACGATGGGGCAGTTCGGCTGCCGTCGCTGAAGAGCAAGTGCTGTGAACAGTCCTCCGAATCCACCGCCAACGATCACCACGGCATCCGATGGGGACGAGGGTGAACGCATGAAAGGAGCTGCGGGTTTTTAAACGATAGGAACGACACCCTGTCCCACGGCAGGAGAAGATGGCGTGATGACGGAGGTTCCTGAGGCCATGGTGCCCATGGCAGTACAAAACGAGTTACTCGAAGGGCGCAAGCTGCTGGAGGCGATGGAACCGCAGCAGCGTCTGGGTTGGGGATTGGAGCAGTTCGGTGAGAATTTCGCTCTCACCACGAGTTTCGGGATCCAATCGGCTGTGCTTCTGCACATGCTGAGCACCCTCCCCGGGGGTGATGCTGTGCCGGTGATCTGGATCGATACCGGTTATCTGCCTCCAGAGACCTACACCTACGCCGCTCAACTCAACCAGCAGCTCAGGATTCGTCTGGTGGTGAGTCAGAGCGAGATGTCCCCGGCTCGGATGGAGGCCCTGCACGGGCGGCTTTGGGAGTCCGGTCGCGTGGAAGACCTAGAGACCTATCACCGGATCCGCAAGGTTGAACCACTGGAGCGAGCGCTCAACGAACTGAACACGCGCTGCTGGGCCAGCGGCGTGCGGCGTGGTCAGACCGATCACCGCCGCTCGATGACCGCTTTGGATCGGATTCGGGAGCGTTGGTCATTGCGCCCCCTGCTCGAGTGGACCAAGCGCGATGTGTACTACTACATGCAGGAGAACAATCTTCCCCAGCATCCTTTGTTTGAGAAGGGTTATTCCACGGTCGGCGACTGGCATTCCAGTGGTCCTGATGTGGGCGATCTGAGTGGTCGTGACACTCGATTTGGTGGTTTGAAGCAGGAGTGTGGAATTCATCTGCCCCAGGAGGTGAATGAAGGGCTGATGGGTGAAGGCATCTAAGTGACAGGGGCTACACGGGGCGGTGACCGCGTTCTGCTGATTGGTAATAGCCGTTGGCATTGGGCCCAGCGGCAAGCCCACGTTGTTCGTGTGGATCATGGGTCTCCA is drawn from Synechococcus sp. MU1643 and contains these coding sequences:
- a CDS encoding phosphoadenylyl-sulfate reductase — translated: MTEVPEAMVPMAVQNELLEGRKLLEAMEPQQRLGWGLEQFGENFALTTSFGIQSAVLLHMLSTLPGGDAVPVIWIDTGYLPPETYTYAAQLNQQLRIRLVVSQSEMSPARMEALHGRLWESGRVEDLETYHRIRKVEPLERALNELNTRCWASGVRRGQTDHRRSMTALDRIRERWSLRPLLEWTKRDVYYYMQENNLPQHPLFEKGYSTVGDWHSSGPDVGDLSGRDTRFGGLKQECGIHLPQEVNEGLMGEGI